One window of the Rhodococcus sovatensis genome contains the following:
- a CDS encoding helix-turn-helix domain-containing protein, with the protein MAEDFERWRDSVSTAFVPLDVVSTGSSLFEGGLCSSTLGAMQLSEVAGCEVDVRRTRATIKRADPGLIKVGLQVTGHGVVAQRDRQAVLAPGDFAVYDTSEPYDLHFGETFSMFVLMFPRDLLRMGSRDLSTVSARRIHGDRGVGALVSPFLAGLRRGLVSDTLPTSPKIEDAVLDLLRAALDDAAPHQGPAATLLMEARSVIENRLGEPNLTTATMAAHLHISTRYLQKLFESDGCTVAGWIRSRRLEKCHRDLVDPRLEQQSIGTICARHGLIDSSSFSKLFKDAYGMSPRAHRATRAP; encoded by the coding sequence GTGGCAGAGGACTTCGAGCGTTGGCGGGATTCCGTTTCGACGGCGTTCGTGCCGCTCGACGTCGTCTCCACCGGTTCGTCGTTGTTCGAGGGTGGGCTGTGCTCGTCGACGCTCGGCGCGATGCAACTGAGCGAGGTAGCTGGGTGCGAAGTCGACGTTCGACGTACGCGCGCGACGATCAAGCGCGCCGATCCTGGTCTGATCAAGGTGGGCCTGCAGGTGACCGGGCACGGCGTCGTCGCTCAACGTGACCGGCAGGCAGTTCTCGCACCGGGCGACTTCGCCGTCTATGACACCAGCGAACCGTACGACCTCCACTTCGGCGAGACGTTCTCGATGTTCGTTCTGATGTTTCCGCGAGATCTGTTGCGCATGGGATCTCGCGATCTCTCAACCGTGTCGGCGCGAAGAATCCACGGCGATCGAGGGGTCGGGGCGTTGGTCTCGCCATTTCTGGCTGGGCTGCGACGCGGACTCGTCTCCGACACGCTACCGACCAGTCCGAAGATCGAGGATGCCGTGCTCGATCTGCTGCGGGCAGCACTCGACGACGCAGCGCCGCATCAGGGACCCGCTGCGACGCTGCTGATGGAAGCAAGATCGGTCATCGAGAACAGGCTAGGGGAACCGAATCTGACGACGGCGACGATGGCTGCGCACTTGCATATCTCGACGCGCTATCTGCAGAAGCTCTTCGAATCCGACGGTTGCACCGTCGCAGGTTGGATCCGGTCCCGAAGGCTCGAGAAGTGCCATCGCGATCTCGTGGATCCACGATTGGAACAGCAGAGCATCGGAACGATCTGTGCCCGACACGGTTTGATCGACTCGTCGAGCTTCTCGAAGCTGTTCAAAGATGCTTACGGAATGTCACCCCGCGCCCATCGCGCCACCCGTGCACCCTAG